A single genomic interval of Roseovarius nanhaiticus harbors:
- a CDS encoding chemotaxis protein CheB, whose amino-acid sequence MDDARDDTHQITSHPIVGIGASAGGLEALQELVDRISPDSGASYVVVQHLSPDHTSIMDQLLQAHTRLSVRQIEDEMTLEPDAIYLNPPGSEVTVEGLTLRLHDRPSSGHLQAPIDRFFRALADQHGRGAYCVILSGTGSDGTEGLRAIKSAGGIAIVQESGNARFPGMPNSAAATGQVDFILRAADIPARLDDIIRHRTQLNSAADRDAIQSDIESKLPEVVAVLERNYDHDFSEYKPGTLVRRIERRMSLQRLRSVDTYLSRLGEDEEEAKRLFQDFMIGVTRFFRDEDSFDALRKQVIEPLMAQRPDAIRAWVPGCSTGEEAYSIAILLVEAMRKADMQIPLQVFGSDIDVAALSHAREGLYRAGAVNTLPNPILNAYFREEEKGWRTIPLLREICVFAPHNLIQDPPYSRLDLITCRNLMIYMSSTLQQRVIPRFHFALNTSGGLMLGPSEGLAGEDALFDVVDKSHKIFRRNDTAPVHYTALSDRRPQARAGRTAQTKVVPPGDPSSRTYKDRTSHERDAERAYLAEHAAPFALIGRKGAVTYLSREMSRFARPAHGTPSTQIDAFLAEELRLPVRGAIAQGGGIVEARRAAQHRGAGRRREPAVRHHRRAGR is encoded by the coding sequence ATGGACGACGCGCGCGACGACACCCACCAGATTACGTCTCACCCCATCGTCGGAATCGGCGCCTCGGCCGGGGGTCTGGAGGCGCTGCAGGAACTGGTCGACCGTATCTCGCCCGATAGCGGGGCGTCCTATGTTGTCGTGCAGCATCTGTCGCCCGACCACACCTCCATCATGGATCAGCTGCTGCAGGCGCATACCCGCCTCAGCGTCCGCCAGATCGAGGACGAAATGACGCTGGAGCCGGATGCGATCTACCTCAATCCGCCGGGGTCCGAAGTCACCGTCGAAGGCCTGACATTGCGGCTGCACGACCGCCCGTCCTCGGGGCATCTGCAGGCGCCCATCGACAGGTTCTTTCGGGCGCTGGCCGATCAGCATGGGCGCGGCGCCTATTGCGTGATCCTGTCCGGCACCGGATCGGACGGCACCGAGGGACTGCGCGCGATCAAAAGTGCGGGCGGCATTGCCATCGTGCAGGAGAGCGGCAATGCGCGCTTTCCCGGCATGCCCAACAGCGCCGCCGCCACCGGGCAGGTGGATTTCATCCTGCGCGCCGCGGACATCCCCGCGCGGCTTGATGACATCATCCGCCACCGCACGCAGCTGAACAGCGCCGCCGACCGCGACGCGATCCAGTCCGATATCGAGAGCAAGCTGCCCGAAGTAGTCGCGGTGCTGGAGCGCAATTACGACCATGATTTCTCGGAATACAAACCCGGCACGCTGGTCCGGCGGATCGAGCGGCGCATGTCGCTGCAACGGCTGCGCTCGGTCGATACCTACCTCAGCCGTCTGGGCGAGGACGAGGAGGAGGCCAAGCGTCTCTTTCAGGATTTCATGATCGGGGTCACGCGGTTCTTTCGCGACGAAGACAGTTTTGACGCACTAAGAAAGCAGGTAATCGAGCCGCTGATGGCGCAGCGGCCCGATGCCATCCGGGCGTGGGTGCCGGGCTGCTCGACCGGCGAAGAGGCCTATTCCATCGCGATCCTGCTGGTCGAGGCGATGCGCAAGGCGGATATGCAGATCCCGCTGCAGGTGTTTGGCAGCGATATCGACGTTGCGGCGCTGAGCCATGCACGCGAAGGGCTCTACCGGGCCGGTGCCGTCAATACCCTGCCCAATCCGATCCTGAACGCGTATTTCCGCGAGGAGGAGAAGGGCTGGCGCACCATCCCGCTTTTGCGCGAGATCTGCGTGTTCGCGCCCCATAACCTGATCCAGGACCCGCCCTATTCCCGGCTTGATCTGATCACCTGCCGCAACCTGATGATCTATATGTCCTCGACCCTGCAACAGAGGGTGATCCCGCGCTTTCACTTTGCGCTGAACACCAGTGGCGGTCTGATGCTTGGCCCGTCCGAGGGGCTGGCGGGAGAGGACGCGCTGTTTGATGTGGTTGACAAATCGCACAAGATTTTCCGCCGCAACGACACTGCGCCGGTGCATTACACCGCCCTGTCGGACCGCCGCCCGCAAGCGCGGGCTGGCCGCACGGCGCAGACAAAGGTGGTTCCGCCCGGTGATCCGTCCAGCCGAACCTACAAGGACCGCACGTCTCATGAGAGGGACGCCGAGCGCGCCTATTTGGCCGAGCATGCCGCGCCCTTTGCGCTGATCGGGCGCAAGGGCGCGGTCACGTATCTGTCGCGCGAGATGTCGCGCTTTGCCCGTCCCGCGCATGGCACGCCGTCGACCCAGATCGACGCGTTTCTGGCCGAGGAACTGCGCCTGCCGGTGCGCGGCGCCATCGCCCAGGGCGGCGGCATCGTCGAAGCGCGCCGAGCTGCGCAACATCGTGGTGCCGGACGACGGCGAGAACCGGCTGTTCGACATCACCGTCGCGCCGGTCGATGA
- a CDS encoding PAS domain-containing protein: MVPDDGENRLFDITVAPVDDRTDQLLLVLHPVRFRGSGDAAKSVEARKSEDRFMLERELASVREQLSQIQHEYESSTQEADSSHEELLSMNEELQSSNEELETSREELQSINEELETVNSELSENNRQLVRANSDLKNLFESTDLATLFLDKFLSVRSFTPATTRLFGVKDRDIGRPIRDLSSRIDYPELEADAEEVQRSLQMIEREVTITATDETFILRIRPYRTTDDRLDGYVLAFYDISERKRAEKQLARNERDLARRYGELETLYDTTPVGLSLMDRELRWLRINQELADINGFSVEDHINKRQEELIPDIDSRISDQMQRVFETGEAIRGIRVDG; this comes from the coding sequence GTGGTGCCGGACGACGGCGAGAACCGGCTGTTCGACATCACCGTCGCGCCGGTCGATGACCGGACGGACCAACTGCTTTTGGTGCTGCACCCGGTCCGGTTTCGCGGCTCGGGCGACGCGGCCAAATCTGTCGAGGCGCGCAAATCCGAGGACCGCTTCATGCTGGAGCGCGAGCTGGCCTCGGTCCGCGAACAGCTGAGCCAGATCCAGCACGAATACGAAAGCTCGACGCAGGAGGCCGACAGCTCGCACGAAGAGCTGCTCTCGATGAACGAGGAATTGCAGAGCAGCAACGAAGAATTGGAGACCTCGCGCGAGGAACTGCAATCCATCAACGAAGAGCTGGAGACCGTCAATTCCGAGTTGAGCGAGAATAACCGCCAACTTGTCCGTGCCAATAGCGACCTGAAAAACCTCTTTGAGTCCACCGATCTGGCGACCCTGTTCTTGGACAAGTTCCTGTCCGTGCGCAGCTTTACCCCCGCCACCACGCGGCTGTTTGGCGTCAAGGACCGCGATATCGGGCGGCCTATCCGCGATCTGTCCTCGCGCATCGACTATCCCGAACTTGAGGCCGACGCCGAAGAGGTCCAGCGCAGCCTGCAGATGATCGAACGCGAGGTGACGATTACCGCCACCGACGAGACCTTCATCCTGCGCATCCGCCCGTACCGCACCACCGATGACCGGCTGGATGGCTATGTCCTGGCCTTCTACGACATCTCGGAGCGCAAGCGCGCCGAGAAACAGCTGGCCCGCAACGAGCGCGATCTGGCCCGGCGATATGGCGAGCTGGAAACCCTTTATGACACCACGCCCGTGGGCCTGTCGCTGATGGACCGCGAATTGCGCTGGCTGCGGATCAATCAGGAACTGGCCGATATCAACGGCTTTTCAGTCGAGGACCACATCAACAAGCGGCAGGAAGAGCTGATCCCCGATATCGACAGCCGCATATCGGACCAGATGCAGCGCGTTTTCGAGACTGGCGAGGCCATTCGCGGCATTCGCGTGGACGGCTAG
- a CDS encoding response regulator produces the protein MRRILVLDDEALIALDLAGVLEDEGFAVCGPYNSVDDALDAIDAHAPDGAILDVNLGQDKTSAPVADRLGQHDIPFAFLTGYEQIDEKLEERHRDRPRLGKPFDRTRIATLVRGMLGN, from the coding sequence ATGCGCCGGATACTGGTTCTTGATGACGAGGCATTGATCGCGCTCGATCTGGCGGGGGTGCTGGAGGATGAAGGCTTTGCCGTCTGCGGGCCGTATAACAGCGTTGATGACGCCCTCGATGCCATCGACGCGCACGCGCCAGACGGGGCCATTCTCGACGTCAATCTGGGTCAGGACAAAACCAGCGCGCCTGTCGCTGACCGTCTCGGCCAGCACGACATCCCCTTCGCCTTTCTGACAGGCTACGAGCAGATCGACGAGAAGCTTGAAGAGAGGCATCGGGACAGGCCACGGCTGGGCAAGCCGTTTGACCGGACCAGAATTGCCACCCTCGTGAGGGGCATGCTTGGAAATTGA
- a CDS encoding C45 family autoproteolytic acyltransferase/hydolase, whose protein sequence is MPDRDACRAAMLRHMPELVATYDQLVAVSGGSDRAARFLATWCPPTYLGGCSLAALADETGVRLVRNYDLSPELNEGLLLRSEWVRPVMGMVEFLWGLSDGINDAGLAVALAYGGRSETAKGFGITTILRYVLETCETVSEAIAVLKRVPSHMAYNIVLADRAGDSASVEVLPGGGANVMPHAVATNHQRAGRPDRPDFTRTFERHAHLLGLDAKSADLHKGFARAPLYQDRFAEGFGTLFTAEYDPEAGTMRLIWPYEQWHQSLERFEPGTREITFSANARLPGKPAALATGGPDWTRAALVDWCEVGRDYAAGNHKSVEYYLSKIPPRSPACGASW, encoded by the coding sequence ATGCCGGACCGGGACGCTTGCCGGGCCGCGATGCTGCGCCACATGCCCGAACTGGTGGCGACCTATGATCAGCTGGTCGCCGTCTCGGGCGGCAGCGACCGCGCGGCGCGGTTCTTGGCGACATGGTGCCCGCCGACCTATCTGGGCGGCTGCTCTCTGGCTGCGCTGGCGGACGAGACGGGCGTGCGCCTCGTGCGGAATTACGACCTCTCGCCCGAGCTGAACGAGGGGCTTTTGCTGCGCAGCGAATGGGTGCGGCCCGTTATGGGCATGGTCGAATTTCTCTGGGGTCTGTCCGATGGCATCAATGATGCGGGCCTCGCCGTCGCCCTCGCCTATGGCGGCAGATCCGAGACCGCCAAGGGCTTTGGCATCACAACGATCCTGCGCTACGTGCTGGAGACATGCGAGACCGTCTCCGAGGCGATTGCGGTGCTGAAACGCGTGCCGTCCCACATGGCCTATAACATCGTCCTGGCGGACCGCGCGGGTGACAGCGCCAGCGTCGAGGTTTTGCCCGGCGGCGGCGCCAATGTCATGCCGCACGCCGTGGCGACCAATCATCAGCGCGCTGGCCGCCCCGACCGGCCGGACTTCACCCGAACCTTCGAAAGGCACGCGCATCTGCTCGGCCTCGATGCCAAGTCGGCGGATCTGCACAAGGGGTTTGCGCGCGCGCCGCTATATCAGGACCGCTTTGCCGAAGGGTTCGGCACGCTTTTCACCGCCGAATATGATCCCGAGGCGGGCACCATGCGGCTGATCTGGCCATATGAACAGTGGCACCAATCGCTGGAGAGGTTCGAGCCGGGAACCCGCGAGATCACGTTCAGCGCCAACGCGCGCCTGCCCGGCAAGCCTGCTGCCTTGGCAACCGGCGGCCCCGACTGGACGCGCGCCGCGCTGGTCGACTGGTGCGAGGTCGGACGCGATTACGCCGCCGGCAATCACAAAAGCGTTGAATACTACCTGAGTAAGATCCCGCCGCGGTCCCCGGCTTGTGGCGCGTCATGGTAG
- a CDS encoding alpha/beta hydrolase family esterase, with the protein MKRLNAGAWRTAPEGMRNAQMDPAALVRQTLARHGLGDGGGTGGDRAGGIIRDALARAGLGQGARGETAPDLPQGATFARGQHSGKSGTRAYRTYIPASASAGANGLVVMLHGCTQTPEDFALGTGMNAHAEAHRLIVIYPEQSRGANAQTCWNWFSKGDQARGRGEPEIIAGLTRQIAQHHGIAPRHTFVAGLSAGAAMAVILGHAYPDVFAAVGAHSGLPLGAAHDVPSAFAAMAGNGGVTRPPATFAPRTIVLHGANDSTVHPANGSAIAAMAEAGVKGPVLTSEERGTAGGRRYHRSLTWGAESQIHTEQWRIEGLGHAWSGGQPGGSYADPAGPDASAEMIRFFLEPDAKDDLT; encoded by the coding sequence ATGAAACGACTGAACGCCGGCGCATGGCGCACGGCTCCTGAAGGCATGCGCAACGCGCAGATGGACCCAGCCGCGCTGGTCCGGCAGACACTGGCCCGCCACGGGCTGGGCGATGGCGGCGGCACTGGCGGTGACCGGGCGGGCGGCATCATCCGCGATGCGCTGGCGCGGGCCGGGCTGGGGCAAGGCGCGCGCGGCGAGACGGCGCCGGACCTGCCGCAAGGCGCGACTTTCGCGCGCGGCCAGCACAGCGGCAAAAGCGGCACGCGCGCCTATCGCACGTATATCCCCGCCTCCGCCAGCGCGGGCGCAAATGGCCTCGTCGTCATGCTGCACGGCTGCACCCAGACGCCCGAGGATTTCGCCCTTGGCACCGGGATGAATGCCCATGCCGAAGCGCACCGCCTGATCGTGATCTACCCCGAGCAATCGCGCGGCGCCAATGCGCAAACCTGCTGGAACTGGTTTTCGAAGGGCGATCAGGCCCGTGGCCGGGGCGAGCCCGAGATCATCGCGGGCCTGACCCGCCAGATCGCGCAGCACCATGGCATTGCGCCCCGGCACACCTTCGTGGCGGGCCTTTCGGCGGGCGCCGCGATGGCGGTGATCCTGGGCCATGCCTATCCGGATGTCTTTGCCGCCGTCGGCGCGCATTCCGGTTTGCCGCTGGGGGCCGCGCATGACGTGCCGTCGGCCTTTGCCGCGATGGCCGGTAATGGCGGCGTCACACGGCCCCCCGCCACCTTCGCGCCCCGCACCATTGTCCTGCATGGCGCGAATGACAGCACCGTTCACCCCGCGAATGGCAGCGCCATCGCCGCAATGGCCGAGGCTGGCGTCAAAGGCCCCGTCCTCACAAGCGAGGAGCGCGGCACCGCAGGCGGGCGCCGCTATCACCGCAGCCTGACATGGGGCGCCGAGTCACAAATTCACACCGAACAGTGGCGCATCGAGGGGCTGGGCCACGCCTGGTCCGGCGGACAGCCGGGCGGCAGCTATGCCGACCCCGCCGGCCCCGATGCCAGCGCCGAAATGATCCGTTTTTTCCTGGAGCCAGATGCGAAAGATGACCTGACATGA
- a CDS encoding CopG family transcriptional regulator produces the protein MTNVKQLRDKQPENEKITINLGFVDLGRIDLLVQEGFYSNRSDFIRTAIRNQIDAQSEIVSKSVERHTMELGLRDYTSADLEDLRARGEVLHVKVVGLARIAPDVTPELALATIGSITVLGALQASPEIKTALADRIR, from the coding sequence ATGACCAACGTCAAACAGCTGCGCGACAAACAGCCCGAGAACGAAAAGATCACGATCAATCTGGGCTTTGTGGATCTGGGCCGGATCGACCTTCTGGTGCAGGAGGGGTTCTATTCCAACCGAAGCGACTTCATTCGCACCGCCATCCGCAACCAGATCGACGCCCAGTCCGAGATCGTCTCGAAATCGGTCGAGCGGCACACGATGGAGCTGGGCTTGCGGGACTACACCAGCGCCGATCTGGAGGATCTGCGCGCGCGCGGCGAGGTGCTGCATGTCAAGGTGGTGGGCCTCGCGCGCATCGCACCCGACGTGACGCCCGAGCTGGCCCTAGCGACCATCGGCTCGATCACCGTTCTGGGCGCGCTTCAGGCCTCGCCCGAGATCAAGACAGCACTGGCCGACCGGATCAGATAG
- a CDS encoding YihY/virulence factor BrkB family protein, translating into MTRGRHAEKPTRIPAKGWKDIALRVKDEMARDHVGLIAAGVAFYALLAIFPALTALLAIGGLLVEPSQIVTQLQALTDVMPQEVATIIIDQAEGVAGSREGGLGLAAVLGILLALYSASKGVGSLIEGLNVAYDEEEERGFLWLKVITFGLTLALILGAVVALTLMAAVPAVLAFVQLGPVVEMAITGASWLLLLVLLAVALACLYRFGPDRDQPEWSWASPGAVIACLVWLVASIGFAIYAANFGSYNESFGSLGGAIVLLMWLWISAYIVLMGAELNAEMEAQTRYDTTVGEDQPMGQRDAQKADRLGEAQG; encoded by the coding sequence ATGACCCGAGGCCGCCACGCCGAAAAGCCCACCCGGATCCCGGCCAAGGGCTGGAAGGATATCGCCCTGCGCGTCAAGGACGAGATGGCACGCGACCATGTTGGCCTGATTGCCGCGGGCGTCGCCTTTTATGCCCTACTTGCGATCTTTCCGGCGCTGACCGCGCTTTTGGCCATCGGCGGGCTTCTGGTCGAGCCATCGCAGATCGTGACCCAGCTTCAGGCCCTGACCGATGTCATGCCGCAGGAAGTGGCGACCATCATCATCGACCAGGCCGAGGGTGTGGCCGGCTCGCGCGAGGGCGGACTGGGACTTGCGGCCGTGCTGGGCATCCTCTTGGCGCTTTATTCGGCGTCGAAGGGTGTCGGCAGCCTGATCGAGGGGCTGAACGTGGCCTATGACGAAGAGGAAGAGCGCGGCTTTCTCTGGCTCAAGGTCATCACCTTCGGGCTGACCCTGGCGCTGATCCTGGGGGCCGTTGTCGCCCTGACCCTGATGGCCGCCGTGCCCGCGGTGCTCGCCTTCGTGCAGCTTGGACCCGTAGTGGAGATGGCGATCACCGGCGCCAGCTGGCTATTGCTGCTGGTCCTTCTGGCCGTGGCGCTGGCCTGCCTCTACCGCTTTGGCCCCGACCGCGATCAACCCGAATGGTCCTGGGCCTCGCCGGGCGCCGTCATTGCCTGTCTTGTCTGGCTCGTCGCCTCGATCGGCTTTGCGATCTATGCGGCCAATTTCGGATCATACAATGAGAGTTTCGGCTCTCTTGGCGGCGCGATCGTGCTGCTGATGTGGCTCTGGATCTCGGCCTATATCGTCCTTATGGGGGCCGAGCTGAATGCCGAGATGGAGGCCCAGACGCGGTACGACACCACCGTGGGCGAGGATCAGCCGATGGGCCAGCGCGACGCGCAAAAGGCCGACCGGCTGGGCGAGGCGCAGGGCTGA
- a CDS encoding DUF3618 domain-containing protein, which yields MTNDSRTPEEIEREIERERDGLKDSIEGLQDRFSLDGVFQQLGDQFREHGGEFGRSVARSARENPVALAVTGAGLAWLMFGGNRSSDRRDDRDRDRDYRTRDARPPATFVRDREWDTDHGHARHFDDSAPDRAARRGAGYAGPKTVTGGRHPSAPSWARDWDEGERRGTASGHSSDGLGAKARSAAEDARDKVASGSSSAAGAVSSAADSVRDSAGNAAETVSDSASSAAQRVRDSAGNVWSSASDHANAVQRRLTEGTENLSQEARERIAAARARALDARDEAGRRLNRGADQAADFYDDHPLVVGAVAFAVGAAIAGALPRTRTEDEYIGGYSDDLYEEAERIYAEEVEKAQKVVQAGVDEAKTVASDLEGDVKDAAATAADKAKSAANKVADAATEKAKHENLGDIKDDAKRES from the coding sequence ATGACAAATGATTCCAGAACTCCCGAAGAAATCGAGCGCGAAATCGAGCGCGAGCGTGATGGCCTGAAGGATTCGATCGAAGGGCTGCAGGACCGTTTCTCACTCGACGGTGTATTCCAGCAGTTGGGCGACCAATTCCGCGAACATGGCGGCGAGTTTGGCCGCTCGGTCGCGCGGTCGGCGCGGGAAAACCCCGTCGCCCTCGCCGTGACCGGCGCGGGCCTTGCCTGGCTGATGTTCGGAGGCAACCGCAGCAGCGACCGCCGCGATGACCGCGACCGCGACCGCGATTATCGCACCCGCGACGCCCGGCCGCCTGCCACATTCGTGCGGGACCGCGAGTGGGATACGGATCACGGTCACGCGCGGCATTTCGATGACAGCGCACCCGACCGTGCCGCGCGGCGCGGTGCCGGCTATGCGGGTCCGAAAACCGTGACCGGCGGGCGCCACCCGTCGGCGCCCTCGTGGGCGCGCGATTGGGACGAAGGCGAGCGCCGGGGCACCGCCTCGGGCCACTCCTCGGACGGTCTGGGTGCCAAGGCCCGCAGCGCCGCAGAGGATGCGCGCGACAAGGTCGCCTCCGGCTCCTCCTCTGCGGCGGGCGCCGTCTCCTCCGCAGCGGACTCGGTGCGTGACAGCGCAGGCAACGCCGCCGAAACCGTGTCGGACAGTGCCAGCAGTGCTGCCCAACGGGTGCGCGACAGCGCAGGCAATGTCTGGAGCAGCGCCAGCGATCACGCCAATGCGGTGCAGCGCCGCCTGACCGAAGGGACCGAGAACCTGTCCCAGGAAGCGCGCGAGCGCATCGCCGCTGCGCGCGCCCGCGCCCTTGATGCGCGGGACGAGGCGGGCCGCCGCCTGAACCGCGGCGCCGATCAGGCCGCCGATTTCTACGACGATCATCCGCTCGTCGTGGGCGCCGTGGCCTTCGCCGTCGGTGCCGCCATTGCGGGCGCCCTGCCCCGCACCCGCACCGAGGACGAATATATCGGCGGCTATAGCGATGACCTTTATGAAGAGGCCGAGCGCATCTATGCCGAGGAGGTCGAGAAGGCCCAAAAGGTGGTCCAGGCCGGTGTGGACGAGGCCAAGACGGTGGCCTCGGACCTGGAAGGCGACGTCAAGGACGCGGCGGCGACCGCCGCGGACAAGGCCAAGTCGGCGGCCAACAAGGTTGCCGATGCCGCGACGGAAAAGGCCAAGCACGAGAATCTTGGCGACATCAAGGACGACGCAAAGCGCGAGAGCTGA
- a CDS encoding phage holin family protein, producing the protein MSDPTKKSTTDMLGDALNHVSSLVRKEVDLARAEVSENLNRAGVAIGLIVAAAIIALTSLNVLSAALVAALTEAGIDGGWSALIVGVVLAIIAFVLLGKGTNDLKLSSLAPSRTAKNVQRDANAVKEAYDDK; encoded by the coding sequence ATGAGCGATCCGACCAAAAAATCGACCACGGACATGCTGGGCGATGCGCTGAACCATGTCAGCTCGCTGGTGCGCAAGGAAGTCGACCTTGCCCGCGCGGAAGTGTCCGAAAACCTCAACCGTGCCGGCGTCGCCATCGGGCTTATCGTGGCTGCGGCGATCATCGCGCTCACCTCGCTGAACGTGCTGTCCGCCGCCCTCGTCGCGGCGCTGACCGAGGCGGGCATTGATGGCGGATGGAGCGCGCTGATCGTCGGTGTCGTACTGGCAATCATCGCCTTCGTCCTTCTCGGCAAGGGTACGAATGATCTCAAGCTGTCCAGCCTGGCGCCCTCGCGCACCGCGAAGAACGTCCAGCGGGATGCCAACGCAGTTAAGGAAGCCTACGATGACAAATGA
- a CDS encoding PAS domain-containing sensor histidine kinase — MKAQGTAGDFPISDTIPNTGGYEWRVAENKLRWSNGVAKICGVTFGPGDEAGFLDFVHPDDRMQVEARISCYLGAGSNYSHSFRIVRRDGQVRTILDRGQIERAADGTVTAFRGVVIDTTDDVMPAAPPPKAEPDAINRHLSRLVGRASGLGAYELDVETGAATWSKELLRILGRPDALCSGSMEMALQMVHPDDRQRVRGDMASALDRTGPYDLEYRLLLGKGDVRWVRDRGDVIGGGPDSADGPARAVGVLIDITRRKIAEESLASTDALLEALFENSPVGIGVWDRSFRYLRVNRKLAEINGLPVEAHIGRTPEELLPGLEGIQALYAGWRRILRTGKPWLDVQLTGKTPADPDALKVWRVHFFPVETGGEIVGIAATAEDVTAEHHAEMALRNNALQLQRILDGTVGFVGILDIDGTVTEANAPALTAAGLVRSDVIGRHFWDTHWWSYDADVRARLKSDVQQAAAGQQIRHDAKVLLKDDQKITIDFQLSPVTDDTGRVTHIIPSGFDVTDRNEALDHLQMLMAEVNHRSKNVLSLVQAIARQTVKTSPDDFLEKFSSRIGALAQAQDLLVQANWASVDLRTLVTSQLGYFKDSIGQRIQLSGPDVMLSAQAAQSLSMVLHELATNAGKYGSLSNAEGRVDIDWTAENIEGMPLLSLTWAEHGGPPVTPPQRTGFGSLLINTMIESAFDAKSEMTYDPAGVAWRLTRGATGVRHT, encoded by the coding sequence ATGAAGGCGCAGGGAACTGCAGGTGACTTTCCTATCAGCGATACGATCCCGAATACGGGCGGCTACGAATGGCGCGTGGCGGAAAACAAATTGCGCTGGTCCAATGGGGTGGCCAAGATCTGTGGCGTCACGTTTGGTCCCGGAGACGAGGCCGGATTTCTGGATTTCGTGCATCCGGACGACCGGATGCAGGTCGAGGCCCGCATATCGTGCTACCTTGGGGCGGGGTCCAATTATTCACACAGCTTTCGCATCGTCCGCCGCGATGGGCAGGTCCGCACCATTCTGGACCGTGGCCAGATCGAGCGCGCTGCCGATGGCACCGTCACAGCGTTTCGCGGCGTGGTGATTGATACCACGGATGATGTAATGCCGGCAGCGCCCCCGCCAAAGGCAGAGCCCGACGCGATAAACCGGCATTTGTCCCGGTTGGTCGGCCGCGCCTCCGGTTTGGGCGCATATGAGCTGGATGTAGAGACCGGTGCTGCGACGTGGTCAAAGGAATTGCTCCGGATATTGGGCCGCCCGGATGCTCTGTGTTCCGGGTCGATGGAGATGGCGTTGCAGATGGTCCACCCCGATGACCGCCAGAGGGTGCGGGGCGACATGGCGTCGGCGCTGGACCGGACCGGCCCCTATGATCTGGAATATCGCCTGTTACTGGGAAAGGGCGACGTGCGCTGGGTTCGTGATCGCGGCGATGTCATTGGCGGCGGTCCGGACAGTGCGGACGGCCCGGCGCGGGCGGTCGGTGTCCTCATTGACATCACGCGCAGAAAGATCGCCGAGGAATCTTTGGCCTCTACGGATGCTTTGCTTGAGGCGCTTTTCGAAAATTCGCCTGTCGGAATCGGTGTCTGGGACCGCTCGTTCCGATACCTGCGCGTCAACCGCAAGCTGGCCGAAATCAACGGCCTGCCGGTCGAGGCCCATATAGGCAGGACACCAGAAGAGCTTTTGCCTGGTCTCGAAGGGATTCAAGCGCTTTATGCAGGATGGCGCCGCATCCTGAGAACTGGTAAGCCCTGGCTGGACGTCCAGTTGACAGGCAAGACACCGGCGGATCCCGACGCCCTCAAGGTTTGGCGGGTCCATTTCTTTCCGGTCGAGACCGGGGGCGAGATCGTCGGGATTGCAGCAACCGCAGAAGATGTCACGGCAGAGCATCACGCCGAAATGGCTCTGCGAAACAACGCGCTTCAACTCCAGCGTATTCTGGATGGAACCGTCGGGTTCGTCGGCATTCTGGATATCGACGGCACCGTTACCGAAGCAAATGCACCGGCGCTGACGGCCGCGGGCCTGGTCCGTTCGGATGTCATCGGACGACATTTTTGGGATACCCATTGGTGGAGCTATGACGCGGACGTCCGCGCGCGGCTGAAATCGGATGTGCAACAGGCCGCCGCGGGTCAGCAGATCAGGCACGATGCCAAGGTCCTGCTCAAGGACGATCAGAAAATCACGATCGACTTTCAGCTCTCACCGGTGACCGATGACACGGGCCGCGTGACGCATATCATCCCTTCGGGCTTTGATGTCACCGATCGTAACGAGGCGTTGGACCACCTTCAGATGTTGATGGCCGAGGTCAATCATCGGTCAAAGAACGTCCTTTCGCTGGTTCAGGCAATCGCGCGCCAAACGGTCAAAACCAGCCCGGATGACTTTCTGGAAAAATTCTCGTCGCGCATCGGCGCCCTTGCGCAGGCACAGGATCTGTTGGTTCAGGCCAACTGGGCCAGCGTCGATCTGCGTACCTTGGTCACCTCGCAGCTGGGCTATTTCAAGGACTCCATCGGCCAACGCATCCAACTTTCGGGGCCCGATGTGATGCTGTCGGCACAGGCGGCACAAAGCCTGTCGATGGTATTGCACGAGTTGGCAACCAACGCGGGAAAATACGGCTCGCTTTCCAATGCCGAAGGTCGGGTAGACATAGATTGGACCGCCGAGAACATTGAGGGCATGCCCTTGTTGTCTTTGACATGGGCTGAACATGGAGGGCCTCCGGTGACGCCTCCTCAACGCACTGGGTTTGGCTCTTTGTTGATCAACACGATGATTGAATCGGCGTTCGACGCCAAGTCCGAGATGACCTACGATCCAGCAGGCGTCGCCTGGCGTCTGACGCGCGGCGCGACGGGAGTCAGACACACGTGA